Proteins from a single region of Companilactobacillus farciminis KCTC 3681 = DSM 20184:
- a CDS encoding MetQ/NlpA family ABC transporter substrate-binding protein encodes MRKGKSLIVTVLLALSVILLVGCGNQSKAADDDTIVVGSQGSDLDIWEHIAKSSQAKKLGLNIKTKEITDGAQLNSATSQGQVDVNAFQSWSYYKAYNKQNPKGKLAALGTTYLEPLGIYSKKYKSVEDIPDGTTIAIANNPANTSRGLLLLQAAGLITLKKDFGALDNTKDITSNPKNLKFKEIDDTTGPRVLNDVPVVLISNTVALESGLHVLTDSIYHEKIDQSTKENVNILATADKNKNNANYKKLVKLYHNKKIQEYIKKKYYGTKIEVNKPLTYLENK; translated from the coding sequence ATGAGAAAAGGGAAAAGTTTAATTGTTACAGTACTTTTAGCACTGTCGGTTATTTTATTGGTCGGCTGTGGAAATCAATCAAAGGCGGCTGATGACGACACCATCGTTGTTGGTTCGCAAGGTTCAGACCTAGATATTTGGGAACACATTGCTAAGAGTTCTCAAGCCAAGAAATTAGGTTTGAATATCAAAACTAAGGAAATCACTGATGGGGCACAACTTAACTCCGCCACAAGTCAAGGACAAGTCGATGTCAATGCTTTTCAATCATGGTCTTATTACAAGGCTTACAATAAACAAAATCCTAAAGGAAAGTTAGCTGCTTTGGGAACAACTTATTTGGAACCTTTGGGAATTTATTCTAAGAAATATAAGAGTGTTGAAGATATTCCTGATGGCACGACCATCGCCATTGCTAACAATCCTGCCAATACATCACGAGGATTGTTGTTACTGCAAGCAGCCGGTTTGATAACTTTGAAGAAAGATTTTGGAGCTTTAGATAATACCAAAGATATTACTTCCAATCCCAAAAATCTTAAATTCAAGGAAATCGACGATACCACCGGTCCAAGAGTTTTAAATGACGTACCAGTAGTTCTCATTTCTAATACAGTTGCTTTGGAAAGTGGACTTCACGTTTTGACTGATTCTATCTACCACGAAAAGATTGATCAAAGCACCAAAGAAAACGTCAATATTCTAGCAACTGCTGATAAGAATAAAAATAATGCTAACTACAAGAAATTAGTTAAGCTCTACCACAACAAGAAGATTCAAGAATACATCAAGAAAAAATATTACGGAACTAAGATTGAAGTTAATAAACCATTAACATATTTGGAAAATAAATAA
- a CDS encoding S-ribosylhomocysteine lyase, producing MAKVESFTLDHTKVKAPYVRLITEEHGAKGDAISNYDLRLVQPNENAIPTAGLHTIEHLLAGLLRDRLDGVIDCSPFGCRTGFHLITWGEHSTTEVAEALKGALTDIAENIEWKDVQGTDKYSCGNYRDHSLFSAKEWSKKILEEGISNDPYERHVI from the coding sequence ATGGCTAAAGTTGAAAGTTTTACATTGGATCACACAAAGGTAAAGGCACCATACGTTCGTTTGATTACTGAGGAACACGGAGCAAAAGGCGATGCAATTTCAAATTACGATTTGCGTTTAGTACAACCTAATGAAAATGCTATTCCTACTGCAGGTTTGCATACGATTGAACATTTGCTAGCAGGACTTTTGAGAGACAGACTAGACGGCGTGATTGATTGTTCTCCATTCGGTTGTCGTACAGGTTTTCATTTGATTACTTGGGGTGAACATTCAACTACTGAAGTTGCTGAAGCTTTGAAAGGCGCTTTGACAGATATCGCCGAAAACATCGAATGGAAAGACGTTCAAGGAACTGACAAATACAGTTGTGGTAACTATCGTGATCATTCATTATTCTCAGCTAAGGAATGGTCAAAGAAGATTCTTGAAGAAGGAATTTCTAACGACCCTTATGAACGCCACGTAATCTAA
- a CDS encoding SDR family NAD(P)-dependent oxidoreductase, with protein MSLFTSLEKKIVLVTGGFQGIGREVVTTFQNEKAIVIAADLSYQNSDLKRLNDFEYQIHLDVSDETSVKNLADQLKTQNLTPNILVNVAGISTMDYLIDSQTSDFDKTLAVNTRGTYLVSKYIVKLMVAAKRPGKVVLIASQAGKNGYRAMSAYVASKHAVLGLTKTLAIEVAKDQINVNAVCPGIIETSMKHRERKDGAKIRGLTADDIEKEDNSQVPLGRTGTPKDVANVVLFLASPLSDYMTGQGINVTGGMTMN; from the coding sequence ATGAGTCTATTTACATCTTTAGAGAAAAAAATCGTCCTCGTCACTGGTGGTTTTCAAGGTATCGGACGTGAAGTGGTGACGACTTTTCAAAACGAAAAAGCAATTGTGATTGCAGCTGATCTATCGTATCAAAATAGTGATTTGAAACGACTGAATGACTTTGAATATCAAATTCATCTCGATGTCAGTGACGAAACTAGCGTCAAAAATTTAGCAGATCAACTAAAAACTCAAAATCTTACTCCCAACATTTTAGTTAATGTAGCTGGAATTTCGACGATGGATTATTTAATCGACAGTCAGACGAGTGATTTTGATAAGACTTTAGCTGTTAATACACGTGGAACTTACTTAGTCAGCAAATACATTGTTAAATTGATGGTTGCCGCCAAACGTCCTGGAAAAGTAGTTTTGATAGCTTCGCAAGCTGGTAAAAACGGTTATCGTGCGATGTCAGCTTACGTTGCTTCTAAACACGCCGTGCTTGGTTTGACAAAGACTCTGGCAATCGAAGTAGCCAAAGACCAAATCAATGTCAATGCAGTTTGTCCCGGTATTATTGAGACTTCAATGAAGCATCGTGAAAGAAAAGATGGTGCTAAAATCAGGGGCTTAACCGCTGACGATATTGAAAAGGAAGACAACAGCCAAGTACCACTAGGACGGACAGGAACTCCTAAAGATGTTGCCAATGTCGTGTTGTTCTTAGCTAGTCCATTGTCAGATTATATGACTGGACAGGGCATCAACGTAACTGGTGGAATGACGATGAATTAA
- a CDS encoding type 1 glutamine amidotransferase domain-containing protein: protein MSKIIAVMANDVEDIEFTSPAKALTDAGNEVTLVGANANEKLVGKHGTEFTTEKGIDDINADDYDALLIPGGFSPDNLRADERFVELAKKFMLNDKAIFSICHGPQLLMQTGLVKGRTLTSYKTVQTDLYYAGGIVKDEPVVIDRHLITSRTPDDLDAFNKAIVNELQ from the coding sequence ATGAGTAAGATTATTGCTGTAATGGCTAACGACGTTGAGGATATTGAGTTCACATCCCCTGCAAAAGCTTTAACAGATGCTGGTAACGAGGTAACTCTAGTTGGAGCAAATGCTAACGAAAAATTAGTCGGCAAACACGGCACAGAATTCACAACTGAAAAAGGAATCGATGACATTAACGCTGATGATTACGATGCTTTATTAATTCCTGGTGGTTTCTCACCTGATAATCTTCGTGCCGATGAAAGATTCGTCGAACTTGCTAAGAAATTCATGCTCAATGATAAAGCTATCTTTTCAATCTGCCACGGTCCACAACTTTTGATGCAAACAGGCTTAGTTAAAGGTAGAACTTTAACTTCATACAAGACTGTTCAAACTGATCTTTACTATGCCGGTGGTATCGTTAAAGATGAACCAGTAGTTATCGATCGTCATTTGATAACTAGCCGTACCCCTGATGACTTGGATGCTTTTAACAAAGCCATCGTTAATGAATTACAATAA
- a CDS encoding trans-sulfuration enzyme family protein: MTGFNTKLVHGEPQNDNNTGAVNVPVYNSSTYIYPSVDAKVKYDYARSGNPTRNYLEEQVAQLENGYRGFAFSSGSAAIHAVLAIFKPGDHLIIGKEIYGGTFRIINEFFKRWQIEFTAVDTQNLDEIRQAIKPNTKAVYFESFTNPLLHVTSVAGVSKVAKANNLLTIVDNTFLSPYLQRPLDLGADIVIHSATKYLSGHSDVIAGIAVAKDKDIADKIYFNQNAIGSTLSPEDSNLVRRGIQTLSVRMDRHLSNAKKIVEFLQSRPEIIKIYYPGIAGSKDHEIAAKEADGFGGIVSFELADGLDSTKFVEGTKLIQLAVSLGAVESLIELPYKMTHAELSPEEQLKAGITHQLVRLSVGIEDVNDLIDDLAQSLDRL, from the coding sequence ATGACAGGTTTTAATACAAAATTGGTTCATGGAGAACCACAAAATGACAACAATACTGGAGCAGTAAATGTTCCGGTTTACAATTCTTCAACTTATATTTATCCATCAGTTGATGCCAAAGTGAAATATGATTATGCACGTTCTGGCAATCCAACGAGAAATTATTTGGAAGAACAAGTAGCTCAGCTAGAAAATGGCTATCGTGGATTTGCTTTTTCTTCAGGTTCAGCTGCCATTCATGCTGTTTTGGCGATTTTTAAACCCGGAGACCACTTGATTATCGGTAAAGAAATTTATGGTGGTACTTTTAGAATCATTAATGAATTCTTCAAGCGTTGGCAAATTGAATTTACCGCTGTTGATACTCAAAATTTGGACGAAATTAGACAAGCAATCAAGCCTAATACGAAAGCAGTTTATTTTGAAAGTTTTACCAATCCTTTGTTGCACGTGACAAGCGTTGCGGGTGTAAGTAAAGTTGCTAAGGCTAATAATCTTTTAACGATCGTTGATAATACGTTCTTGTCACCATATTTACAACGTCCACTAGATTTAGGCGCTGACATTGTTATTCATTCAGCTACAAAATATCTCAGTGGTCATTCAGACGTCATTGCAGGTATTGCCGTAGCCAAGGACAAAGATATTGCTGACAAAATTTACTTCAATCAAAATGCGATTGGATCAACTTTGTCACCAGAGGATTCCAATTTAGTTCGTCGTGGAATTCAAACTTTATCCGTGCGAATGGATCGTCATTTAAGCAATGCTAAAAAGATTGTAGAATTTCTACAAAGCCGTCCAGAAATCATTAAGATTTATTATCCTGGAATCGCTGGTAGTAAGGATCACGAGATTGCTGCTAAAGAAGCTGATGGTTTTGGTGGAATTGTTTCTTTTGAATTAGCTGACGGATTAGATTCAACTAAATTTGTTGAGGGAACTAAATTGATTCAATTGGCGGTTAGTTTGGGTGCTGTTGAAAGTTTAATCGAATTGCCTTATAAGATGACCCATGCCGAACTTTCGCCTGAAGAACAACTAAAGGCTGGTATTACACATCAACTAGTTAGACTGTCAGTTGGTATTGAAGATGTGAACGATTTGATTGATGATTTAGCACAGAGTTTAGATAGATTATAA
- the rpmB gene encoding 50S ribosomal protein L28, giving the protein MAKDIITGRKTVFGNKRSHALNQSKRSWKPNLQKVRIMVDGKPKRVWVSARALKSGKVTRV; this is encoded by the coding sequence ATGGCAAAAGATATTATTACAGGCCGTAAAACAGTGTTCGGTAACAAACGTTCACACGCTCTTAACCAATCAAAACGTTCTTGGAAGCCAAATTTGCAAAAAGTTCGTATCATGGTTGATGGTAAGCCAAAACGTGTATGGGTTTCAGCTAGAGCATTGAAATCAGGAAAAGTTACTCGTGTATAA
- a CDS encoding Asp23/Gls24 family envelope stress response protein — MAVTIKTKHGEIEVSTNTVATIVGGAASDIYGIVGMASKNQLRDGMNTILNREDFSRGVVIHQEDGKLAVDVYIIVGYGIKISEVAKNLKEKVKYNLETMLGTPAGTVNIYVQGIKVLDDIE, encoded by the coding sequence ATGGCAGTTACAATTAAAACAAAACATGGTGAAATTGAAGTTTCAACAAATACTGTTGCTACAATTGTCGGCGGTGCTGCTTCTGATATCTACGGTATTGTAGGTATGGCAAGCAAGAACCAGCTACGTGACGGGATGAATACGATTTTGAACCGTGAGGACTTTTCTAGAGGTGTAGTTATTCATCAAGAAGATGGTAAACTGGCCGTTGATGTCTACATAATCGTTGGATATGGAATCAAAATATCCGAAGTAGCGAAAAATTTAAAAGAAAAAGTAAAATATAACCTAGAAACAATGCTTGGAACGCCAGCTGGCACTGTTAACATTTATGTTCAAGGAATTAAAGTTCTGGACGATATCGAATAG
- a CDS encoding DAK2 domain-containing protein, translating to MVRVASHRLEKNAKFVNSLNVFPVPDGDTGTNMSLTIQSGFKAVNESESNHVGTLGKALAKGLLMGARGNSGVITSQIFRGFSKSIEDKETLTAMDLAKAFDDGVKTAYKAVMKPVEGTILTVARFGAEAAMEKVKTTNDTIEILKAVVAGAKVGLEKTPSLLPVLKEVGVVDSGGQGLVFIYEGFLEGLSGVASDEEEYVPDERDMTEMVNANHHQSVQGQFNTDEIKNGYCTEMMVELGKNPTSDEKFKNDKLRSYLDKIGDSLIVVSDDEVVKVHVHTNYPYKVWAAGRKYGSLSKIKIDNMRLQHETIVDDDEPMTPEAQPQAAIDYAVIAVSSGAGLTELFKSLGVTHVISGGQTMNPSTNDIVDAINKSNAKRALVLPNNGNIVMAAKQAVDLVDIPVAIVGSKTISQGMTAMLSFNPDAELSENEANMEDSLDTVKSGQITQAIRDTEIDGLKITKGHYMGIVDGKILVDDEDIISGTEKMLDKMIDEDSEVITILIGEDGNQDDAQKIADYLDDKYDDLETEIHQGDQPVYPYLISVE from the coding sequence ATGGTGCGTGTTGCATCGCACAGACTTGAAAAGAATGCTAAGTTTGTAAACTCACTTAATGTCTTTCCGGTTCCTGATGGCGATACCGGAACAAATATGAGTTTAACTATACAAAGCGGTTTTAAGGCTGTTAATGAATCAGAGAGTAATCATGTAGGGACACTCGGAAAAGCTCTTGCAAAGGGACTTTTGATGGGTGCTCGTGGAAACTCTGGTGTTATTACATCACAAATCTTCCGTGGATTTTCAAAGAGTATCGAAGATAAAGAAACTTTGACAGCAATGGACTTAGCAAAAGCTTTTGATGATGGTGTAAAAACTGCCTATAAAGCTGTTATGAAACCCGTTGAAGGAACAATTTTGACTGTTGCTAGATTCGGTGCTGAAGCAGCAATGGAAAAAGTTAAGACAACAAATGATACGATTGAGATCTTAAAAGCCGTTGTGGCTGGTGCTAAAGTTGGACTTGAGAAGACACCATCACTTTTGCCTGTTTTAAAAGAAGTAGGTGTAGTTGATTCCGGTGGTCAAGGACTAGTCTTTATTTATGAAGGCTTTTTAGAAGGTTTAAGTGGCGTTGCTAGCGACGAAGAAGAATACGTCCCTGACGAACGAGACATGACTGAAATGGTCAATGCGAACCACCACCAATCAGTTCAAGGTCAATTCAATACTGATGAGATCAAGAATGGCTACTGTACTGAAATGATGGTTGAATTAGGCAAGAACCCAACTTCTGATGAAAAATTTAAAAATGACAAGTTACGTAGTTATTTAGATAAAATCGGTGACTCATTAATTGTTGTTTCCGATGACGAAGTTGTTAAAGTTCACGTTCATACTAACTATCCTTACAAAGTTTGGGCAGCTGGTAGAAAATACGGTTCACTTTCAAAAATCAAAATCGACAACATGCGTTTGCAACATGAAACAATTGTTGATGATGACGAGCCAATGACACCAGAAGCACAACCACAAGCAGCTATTGACTATGCAGTTATTGCTGTTTCATCTGGTGCTGGTTTGACAGAATTGTTCAAGAGTTTAGGTGTAACTCATGTAATTAGTGGTGGACAAACAATGAATCCATCAACTAACGATATTGTCGACGCTATTAATAAGTCAAATGCTAAACGTGCCTTAGTATTGCCAAATAACGGTAATATTGTCATGGCGGCTAAACAAGCAGTTGATTTAGTTGATATTCCAGTTGCAATCGTTGGTTCTAAGACTATTTCTCAAGGAATGACTGCTATGCTTTCTTTCAATCCTGATGCTGAACTTTCAGAAAATGAAGCAAACATGGAAGATTCTTTGGATACAGTTAAGAGTGGTCAAATTACTCAAGCAATTCGTGATACTGAAATCGATGGTCTAAAGATCACTAAGGGTCATTACATGGGAATTGTCGATGGCAAAATTTTAGTTGACGATGAAGACATTATTTCTGGTACCGAAAAGATGCTTGATAAGATGATTGATGAAGATAGTGAAGTAATTACTATCTTGATTGGTGAAGATGGTAACCAAGACGATGCTCAAAAGATTGCTGATTACTTAGACGATAAGTATGATGACTTAGAGACAGAAATTCACCAAGGAGATCAACCAGTTTATCCTTATTTGATTTCGGTTGAATAA
- the recG gene encoding ATP-dependent DNA helicase RecG, whose amino-acid sequence MDLRKVSLAQLPSVGPKRLEALQSLGINNVYDLLFYFPFRYEDMQAKSLDDAIDQEKILIKGVVASEPVVSRFGYKKTRLNVRLMTDNESIMVTFFNQPWLKDKFETGNEAAVYGKWNANRRSLMGMKVIGVDDNSVDSVYSVNKNIHQKTLVNLIKVAFEKYHDQIETVVPSYLRLKYKLLDDEQIVSGIHFPKSEEQSEEARRSAKFREFFLFQCGLQSIKRNDDNQNIGIVEKYDQKFLDDFIKSLPFKLTDAQNRVVQEILQDMASNHHMNRLLQGDVGSGKTIVSVIAMLASVTAGYQAAIMAPTEILAQQHFDKISKLLTPLKIRTALLTGSLTKKEHDFIAGDILNGKTNIVVGTHALIQDSVEFKDLGFIVIDEQHRFGVNQRKALRQKGNNPDVLAMTATPIPRTLAITTYGDMDVSRIDQLPAGRKKIETYWIRSQKIEQMYQFVAKELQTGSQVYVVTPLISESETMDLKNAELIFDKFTELFGKKYKIGLLHGQMPNDQKEAVMSDFSDKKIDVLVSTTVIEVGVDVPNASVMVIYDANRFGLSQLHQLRGRVGRGDKQSYCILIADPKNESAAERMKILTSTNDGFVLAEEDLKMRGAGDLLGNRQSGLPEFKIGNPINDINILEVAQEEASRLFEDDKLFNSPETKNLKSFINEEYDQLNNFD is encoded by the coding sequence ATGGATTTAAGAAAAGTATCGTTAGCACAATTACCCAGTGTTGGGCCAAAGCGTCTAGAAGCACTGCAATCATTAGGAATCAACAACGTATATGACTTGCTGTTTTATTTCCCTTTTCGCTATGAAGATATGCAAGCTAAGTCTTTAGATGATGCAATAGATCAAGAAAAAATTCTGATCAAAGGTGTAGTCGCTAGTGAGCCGGTCGTATCTCGCTTTGGTTACAAGAAAACGCGGTTGAATGTTCGTTTGATGACTGATAACGAATCAATCATGGTAACTTTTTTTAATCAGCCTTGGTTAAAAGATAAATTCGAAACAGGTAATGAAGCGGCCGTTTATGGCAAATGGAATGCTAATCGTCGTTCATTGATGGGAATGAAAGTAATTGGCGTCGATGATAATTCGGTTGACTCAGTTTATTCAGTCAATAAAAATATCCATCAAAAAACTTTGGTCAATTTGATTAAAGTTGCTTTTGAAAAATATCATGATCAAATTGAGACAGTTGTTCCTAGTTATTTGCGTTTGAAATATAAATTGCTAGATGATGAACAGATTGTTTCGGGAATTCATTTTCCCAAAAGTGAAGAACAGAGTGAAGAAGCCAGAAGAAGTGCTAAATTTCGAGAATTCTTCTTATTTCAATGCGGCTTGCAAAGTATTAAACGAAATGATGACAACCAAAATATCGGTATCGTTGAAAAGTATGATCAAAAATTTTTGGATGACTTTATCAAGAGTTTGCCATTTAAGTTGACTGATGCCCAAAATCGAGTAGTGCAAGAGATTTTACAAGATATGGCTTCAAATCATCATATGAATCGCTTGTTGCAAGGGGATGTTGGTTCTGGTAAGACAATCGTCTCAGTGATTGCTATGCTAGCTTCAGTGACAGCAGGTTATCAGGCAGCTATTATGGCACCAACCGAGATCTTAGCCCAGCAGCATTTTGATAAAATCAGTAAACTGTTAACGCCGTTGAAGATAAGAACTGCTTTGTTGACAGGTTCTTTGACTAAAAAAGAGCATGATTTTATTGCCGGCGATATTTTAAATGGCAAGACTAATATCGTAGTCGGAACGCATGCCTTGATACAAGATAGCGTTGAATTTAAAGATTTAGGATTCATTGTAATCGATGAGCAGCATCGTTTTGGTGTCAATCAGAGAAAAGCCTTGCGTCAAAAGGGAAATAACCCGGATGTCTTGGCAATGACAGCGACGCCGATCCCTAGAACATTAGCGATTACGACTTATGGCGATATGGATGTCTCGAGAATCGATCAATTGCCTGCTGGTCGTAAAAAAATTGAAACTTATTGGATCCGTAGTCAAAAAATTGAGCAAATGTATCAATTTGTGGCTAAGGAGTTACAGACAGGTTCACAAGTTTATGTTGTTACGCCGTTGATCTCTGAGTCGGAAACGATGGATTTGAAGAATGCTGAATTGATTTTTGATAAATTTACTGAGTTGTTTGGTAAAAAATATAAAATTGGTTTATTGCATGGACAAATGCCAAACGACCAAAAAGAAGCTGTCATGAGTGACTTCAGCGATAAAAAAATCGATGTTTTAGTATCGACGACGGTAATTGAAGTTGGGGTCGATGTCCCTAATGCTTCAGTAATGGTGATCTATGATGCCAATCGTTTCGGCTTGTCTCAATTGCATCAGTTGCGTGGTCGTGTTGGTCGTGGCGATAAACAATCATATTGTATTTTGATTGCTGATCCAAAGAATGAATCGGCAGCAGAACGGATGAAGATTTTAACTTCAACCAACGATGGCTTTGTACTAGCTGAAGAAGATTTAAAGATGCGTGGTGCTGGTGACTTGTTGGGAAATCGTCAATCAGGTTTGCCAGAATTCAAAATAGGCAATCCTATCAATGACATCAATATTTTAGAAGTGGCACAAGAAGAAGCCAGTCGTTTGTTTGAAGATGATAAGTTATTCAATAGTCCAGAGACTAAGAATTTGAAGTCATTTATTAATGAAGAGTATGATCAATTAAATAATTTTGATTAG
- the plsX gene encoding phosphate acyltransferase PlsX: MKIAVDAMGGDNAPKVIVEGIEQARDEWKDLEFVLYGKESEIKKYLQNDERIKIVHTDEEILGTDEPVRAIRTKKNASMVLAAKSVKDGENDALFSLGNTGALLASGIFIVGRIKQVARPALMPTLPVTNSTNGVNMLDVGANAEAKASYLQQWAIMGSIYAHDVKKIDQPRIALLNNGTEYDKGDTLHKEAYQLLKETEGINFIGNVESGDILAGVADVIVTDGFTGNAALKATEGTATILLKQLKDALLNNGIFTKMGAAIVSPSLKGMRKMFDTSQAGGAVLLGLKSPVIKAHGAADSKTVYYTVKQIYDMLTNDTINKANKYFEKMNAEK, encoded by the coding sequence ATGAAAATAGCTGTTGATGCTATGGGTGGCGATAACGCTCCTAAAGTAATTGTTGAGGGAATCGAACAAGCTCGCGATGAGTGGAAAGATTTAGAATTCGTTCTCTATGGTAAGGAATCAGAAATTAAGAAGTATTTGCAAAATGACGAAAGAATCAAGATAGTTCACACCGATGAAGAAATTCTTGGAACTGATGAACCAGTCAGAGCTATCAGAACTAAGAAAAATGCTTCGATGGTCTTGGCTGCTAAATCAGTTAAAGATGGCGAAAATGACGCTTTATTTTCATTAGGTAATACTGGAGCTTTATTGGCCAGTGGAATCTTTATCGTTGGACGTATCAAACAAGTGGCTCGTCCAGCCTTGATGCCAACTTTGCCAGTTACTAATTCTACTAACGGAGTTAATATGTTGGATGTTGGTGCTAATGCAGAAGCTAAAGCAAGTTACTTGCAACAGTGGGCAATCATGGGTTCAATCTATGCACACGACGTTAAAAAAATCGACCAACCAAGAATTGCCTTGTTGAACAACGGAACTGAATACGATAAGGGTGATACTTTGCACAAAGAAGCCTATCAACTCTTGAAAGAAACTGAAGGCATCAACTTTATCGGAAACGTGGAATCTGGCGATATCTTAGCTGGAGTTGCGGATGTTATCGTAACCGACGGATTCACTGGTAATGCTGCTTTGAAGGCTACTGAAGGTACAGCAACCATTTTGTTGAAACAATTAAAAGACGCCTTGCTAAATAATGGTATATTTACTAAAATGGGTGCAGCTATCGTTAGTCCATCACTAAAAGGTATGCGTAAGATGTTTGATACTTCTCAAGCTGGTGGAGCTGTATTGTTAGGTTTGAAATCTCCAGTGATCAAAGCCCACGGTGCAGCTGACAGTAAGACAGTCTATTATACTGTTAAACAAATTTATGATATGTTAACTAACGATACAATTAACAAAGCTAATAAATATTTCGAAAAAATGAACGCCGAAAAATAG
- the acpP gene encoding acyl carrier protein translates to MTEQAVFDKIKALIADKFEVDASTITKETSFTKDLDADSIDLVEFVLELEDEFGSEIPDDDAEKITTVGEAVSYISSHQG, encoded by the coding sequence ATGACAGAACAAGCTGTATTTGACAAAATCAAAGCATTGATTGCTGACAAATTTGAAGTAGACGCTTCAACAATTACTAAGGAAACATCATTTACAAAGGATTTGGATGCGGATTCTATCGACCTTGTAGAATTTGTACTAGAACTTGAGGATGAGTTCGGTTCAGAAATTCCTGATGACGATGCCGAAAAGATTACAACTGTTGGTGAAGCAGTTAGCTATATTTCTTCACATCAAGGATAA
- the rnc gene encoding ribonuclease III → MLDPKFLEFLDKKYGIKFNNKKLVQRAMTHSSFDNEHKGLGIGDYERLEFLGDAVLEINISRYLFEKYPELPEGKLTRLRSDIVRTDSFARFAKEIQIDKYLLIGKGEEKQGARQRHTLLEDIFEAFNGALYLDQGNEVVNEFLKKVVYPHIDSGEFSEDTDFKTHLQEKLQQSGEVEIDYKVIDEEGPDHDKKFKVELIANGKILSKGLGYSKKHAEQMAAKRALDEL, encoded by the coding sequence ATGTTAGATCCAAAATTTTTAGAATTTTTAGATAAAAAGTATGGAATCAAGTTTAACAATAAAAAATTAGTTCAAAGAGCTATGACGCATTCCTCATTTGATAACGAGCATAAAGGGCTCGGTATTGGTGATTATGAACGTCTAGAGTTTTTGGGGGATGCGGTCCTAGAAATCAATATCTCTCGCTACCTCTTTGAAAAGTACCCAGAATTACCAGAAGGCAAGTTGACACGTTTGAGATCAGACATTGTCAGAACAGACAGTTTTGCTCGTTTTGCCAAAGAAATCCAAATTGATAAATATTTATTGATTGGAAAAGGTGAAGAGAAACAAGGGGCTCGTCAAAGACATACTTTACTCGAAGATATCTTTGAGGCTTTTAATGGTGCTTTGTACTTGGACCAAGGTAATGAAGTCGTCAATGAATTTTTGAAGAAGGTAGTTTATCCACATATTGATTCGGGCGAATTCTCTGAGGATACTGATTTTAAGACACATCTTCAAGAAAAATTACAACAATCAGGCGAAGTTGAAATTGATTACAAAGTGATCGATGAAGAAGGTCCTGATCACGATAAGAAATTTAAAGTTGAACTAATTGCTAACGGTAAGATTTTGTCCAAAGGACTTGGATACAGCAAGAAACACGCTGAACAAATGGCAGCCAAAAGAGCATTAGATGAATTATAG